Part of the Anopheles coluzzii chromosome 3, AcolN3, whole genome shotgun sequence genome is shown below.
ATtacaacgtgtttttggaagaCAACCAGCGAATTATTCGCTCACATGCAAATCAACTGAAGAAGCGTCTACAGGAGGACACATCGTGTGGAAATAGAAATTGTCACGACACTGGAAATTTGTTAACTATTTTCTTTGACGAATTTGAATTGGGAACTCCACAGGCAGTTGAAAACTCAATTGAAATGACTGAACAAGAACATTACTATTCAGCTGATGAAGAGTCCGCTGAAGAAATTGAAGGAGAAAATTGGCAAACATCATCGTCCACAGTTACTACTGAAGCCACTCCACCGATGCATTGGCTGTATTGGCTGAAttaaggggggagatgttgcaTAGTAACACGCATAACGCAGTAACATTGCAAGACTCGATCAGAGTACACATTGAGTGAATAAAGTGAATTCCATTCTGAACTAAGGAATAAagcagttgtgtttttctcaagatatattccctgcgacatatcagtttttcaaatttatccAAGAGAATTTGGGCTTTCCAATCGAATATGCAACTTAGAGAATATTCGCCTTAGGCAGATATTCATCTTGAAGACacataaaatgtatggaatatgacaaaaatgttcatcttaaagaaacaatttatCTTGAAGAGACTACATCTTAGAGAGAATTCAATGTATTACACATAAAGATACATGCCTCGCTATCTGTAATGTGATAACCAAGTTATGGAATTTAGTTTTACGGTTTAACAGTCATTGTTTCATTTATGGTGATTACCAAACCCTAGGCTctcttcgaaaataagctatagtaaatacattatttgaaattaaaaataaatacgaaAAATAGTATAATCTTTCAAATCACCATAGGTCAGCTTGTTAATATAAAATTAGTGTAATGTTACAATTGACTGGTCATCTGTTCAGCCGCGGTAGCCAGTGATAACGCTTACTAATGACCATGcatttgaaaaataacaaacgtTTTATGATGATCGTTGCAATCAATCGTGCCAGTATTTCTGTCCTCATAATCCACATTAATGCTTTATTAACTTCTTTTATTGATACAAATAACAAAGCGGTGCGCTTTAAGTTTCACGAATCATCATTCTTGTGTATGCCATACCTATGAAGTTTCTTTTTGACCAATGTATGGCTACTTTGCTAACACTATTCATATACACTCCATTTAGATTGGAATGACCACATTTGTAGTACCACCATGCTCCCTTCCACGCCTTAGCACAACTTTCATCACTTTTATCATTGTCCCGATCCATCGTTGAAAACTTCTCACCTTTGTGTACGCCTAATGCATCTTCTGCCGTTCCTGAGTAAGATCCTAATTTAAGAAGATATTGTTCCAACTCACTGCCTATCTTGAACTCATCATACAGAGCATACATGTAGCTGCCATTAAAATGCTTCAGCTCCACTAACAGCTCGTGTGGTCGGGTCGATGTCATCCGATGCAAATGTTCCAACCCGAGCCAAAACTCTCCATCGACACTTCCGAACCCATTCCGATACTCGGTCCAGTTGCGGTAAAAGTCTACCGATCCATCGTAACGGTACTGGAACACCAACCAACCTCCTCCGAAGGCAGTCTGTTGGTTGGTTCATCATCCTCGGTAGGCTGCACGATGTACTTGCCCGATTCCTTTGATGGCTCTTCCATGCATGACCGTGACGAGATGTTCTGGAGATACAAACTTGAACTGACTCTAAACCGAGCTAGATCATTCTTTGAGACGAGCTTTTGGATCTCCTGTTTCatcttttttcgtttcgttttcgttcACTATCATCTCAAATGCAAATTCGGAGAACGTAGTATCACGGACATTTCGATCAACACTGCGCACTTTGACTATTGAACACAACGCTAACAGTAAGACGACACTCACTTTTGCAACATGCATGGCGAATAGACACCAACCACTCTGCTAGTAAAGAATGATACTGAGCTGGTGCTGATAATGCAGCTCTCTTTTATAATATGTTAGGATAGTGGTATAGAAAAAACTTTctgcaaagcaaaagcaagGGAGCTTATCAGTATGCAAATgaagaaatgtatttttataacTCGCTGATTGCATTAAAACTGTATACACCAGTCTCAAGATGCAAACCAAGATTTCCAATTTATAAATATAACGGTAAATGTTCGTTTGATTCGTCAAAAAGAGTTACGGAAATCGCGCTCGATGGTAGCATACGTTAATAATGATTGAACAATCTCTTAAAGCCACAAACCAAACATATGAATATATGAAACATATAAAGGATGGGAATTCCACCAGCGGTATCAGtgctggtttttttgttgttgttaattttgtttacaaCTTTTGAATACTTGTATAATCTTCCACCATCACGATTCTGAAACACTAAACAATTTTCTCCAAAAGCAGTTTGTTCGCAATATCCCAGAAAAGGTTAATAACTCTCGGTAACCTGTGTCAATTTGTTACCACATTTCTTTTAGTTTGGCGACCTTTTTTATCAAATATACGACTGCGTTAATATGGCCGAAACCATAATAAtgtgaatttaaaaataccaCTACTTTCTAACAGTGTGGGAGAAAGCGTAGATTTTTACGCAACGAAAATGAAGTGTTACACAAAGTGCTGATTTTAGTGCATTTTGCCTTATCATATGTCGCTGCGTTGAAGCGTACAATATAAGCACCTACTTCTATACGCCTTGTTATAAACAGCTGCGGCTCAAGTTGGTGGtggtaaaaataatcaattagactatgaatattttattctcGGTAAAATAAGTGTGTGGGGAGTTGCGGTAGTCCAAAACGATACAATAATGTTTTTCAGGAGGAGCGGTTTTACCTAAGATGTTTTCACTAGCTTCTCGATCGGACATTGGTTTAGTAATTTTGTGCCGTCGACTTGTTAACAAACCTTTCATCGTACCCTTTAACATTATACATTTTCCTTTTACAACTTCCCGTGGGGACTTCGTATGtatttcaattattgttttaaCTGAACGTAACTTGTAGCGATGAAAGCTGAACTTATCGATGATCGGTAGaaaaatttacatttatttaaacaaattacAAAATGATCTTATTGCAATAAAGCGTTTGAAAAGTTATAGTTTCGGAATGGATGCTTGACTTTATTTCATCgctttaataaaaaaatacagatcAATAACTGTTACTTCTCGCGTATTGACATTCTTGTGTATGCCATTCCTATAAAATTGTTTGTATACCAATGCATGGATGTTTGATCATTACCATTTTTAAAACCTCCATTAAGATTAGCATACCCGCAATTTTTGTACCACCATGCTCCCTTCCACGTCTTAGCACAACTTTCAATACTTTTATCATTGTCCCGATCCTTGGTCGAAAACTTCATGCCCTTGTGGATGCTAATTAAGTCGCCGGCTGTTCCGGTGTACGATCCCAGCCTCGCCAGCGGATATTGATCCTTCTCATTGCCAATCTCAAATTCATCATACCGTGCGTACATGTAGCTGCCATTAAAATGCTTCAGCTCCACCAACAGCTCGTGCTTTTGAGCCGAAGTCATCCGATGCAAATTCTCCAGCCCGAGCCAAAACTCTCCATCCATGCTGCCGAACCCGTTTCGATACTCGGTCCAGTTACGGTAAAAGTCGACGGATCCATCGTAACGGTACTGGAACACTAACCAACCTCCTCCGAAAGCAGTCTGTTCGCAGTATCCCAGAAATGGTTCATCGTTTTGAGTAGGTTGTATCAAAAACTCTCCTGTGCGATTCGATGGCTCGTCCTTGCACGATCGAGTCGAAATACTGCGGAAATATAATCCTGGATCCACCTTAAACAAAGCAAGATCTTCCTTTGATGCCAGCTTTTGAATTTCCTTCCTGCTCTGTTCCTGAGTAGTGCT
Proteins encoded:
- the LOC120958914 gene encoding LOW QUALITY PROTEIN: ryncolin-2-like (The sequence of the model RefSeq protein was modified relative to this genomic sequence to represent the inferred CDS: inserted 1 base in 1 codon) gives rise to the protein MKQEIQKLVSKNDLARFRVSSSLYLQNISSRSCMEEPSKESGKYIVQPTEDDEPXQQTAFGGGWLVFQYRYDGSVDFYRNWTEYRNGFGSVDGEFWLGLEHLHRMTSTRPHELLVELKHFNGSYMYALYDEFKIGSELEQYLLKLGSYSGTAEDALGVHKGEKFSTMDRDNDKSDESCAKAWKGAWWYYKCGHSNLNGVYMNSVSKVAIHWSKRNFIGMAYTRMMIRET
- the LOC120956223 gene encoding ryncolin-2-like, coding for MKVYSVILYCVVVMLFIAKVDGAEQNIPNSSFIGAEYQLIAARLDDLQKTLTDIKLAKKEERATTERKLPNELNLLQHAIFDKLTTLQNQSNKMVIEQIASTTQEQSRKEIQKLASKEDLALFKVDPGLYFRSISTRSCKDEPSNRTGEFLIQPTQNDEPFLGYCEQTAFGGGWLVFQYRYDGSVDFYRNWTEYRNGFGSMDGEFWLGLENLHRMTSAQKHELLVELKHFNGSYMYARYDEFEIGNEKDQYPLARLGSYTGTAGDLISIHKGMKFSTKDRDNDKSIESCAKTWKGAWWYKNCGYANLNGGFKNGNDQTSMHWYTNNFIGMAYTRMSIREK